The genomic region aggtcaggagttcaagactagcctggccaacatagtgaaagcctatctctactaaacatacaaaaattagctgggcatggtggcgggcggctgaggcaggagaatcacttgaacctggcaggcggaggttgcagtgagctgagatcatgccactgcactccagtctgggtgacacagtgagactgtctcaaaaaaaaagaaaatatatttttaaaaatctcatctaggccgagtgtggtggctcacgcctgtaatctcagcactttgagaggctgagacgggcagatcacgagatcaggagatcgagaccatcctggctaacacggtgaaaccccgtctctattaaaaatacaaaaaattagccaggcgtggtggtgggtgcctgtagtcccagctactctggagactgaggcaggagaatggcatgaaccttggaggcagagcttgcagtgaaccgagattatgccgatgcacaccagcctgggggacaaagtgaaaaaaaaaatctaatctaaAGTTTAATTTGGCATCTTAAGTAGAATTTCACAGACAATTCTTGAGGCAGTATCTTAACTACTTTTACCGGTTAATCTGTTTATTTGGTGGTGAACTCTTTGTTATGACTTGGAGAAGTTGAACAGCAGGTTATGCTCCTACTATGTTTTGTAGATAGATTAACTTTATTGTCACCACGTTCTGCCTATGATGTGTAACCATTCTTTTCTCAGGCTGAATAACTATAAAAAGTCTTGGCTGTACAAAGCGGGGTCTCTGCTTGTGATCGGACACCTCGTGGTGAATGCCGCCTACTCAGCCACGGCCCTGTACGTGTCACATTTCAACTACCCGGGTGGCGTCGCGATGCAGAGGCTGCACCAGCTGGTGCCCCCCCAGACAGGTGGGTACTGGAGGCGCTGCCTGGGGACCATGTGGCTCCGACCGCAGGGCTGGGCTCTCACGGCAGGCCTGGTTTTCCTAGACGTCCTTCTGCACATTGACGTGGCAGCCGCCCAGACAGGCGTGTCTCGGTTTCTCGAAGTCAACAGTGCCTGGAGGTAGGAGTCACACATAGCACGACCCTCCTGGAAGCCATGTGAGGGCCCCTTGGCACccggggtgggggatggggcGATTTGGGGCCCTGGGCAGGACCACTGGCTCTCATCCCACAGGTATGACAAGAGGGAGGATGTGCAGCCCGGGGCGGGCATGCTGGCGTACACACACATCCTCATGGAGGCGGCCCCTGGGCTCCTGGCCCTCTACAGGGACACACACTGGGTCCTGGCCAGCATCGTGGGCACCACAGGTGTGAGTCTGAACCTGACCCAACTGCCCCCCTTCAACGTCCACCTGCAGACAAAACTGGTGCTTCTGGAGAGGCTCCCCCGGCCGTCCTGAGGGGGACCAAGCAGCCCCCAGCAGCCACAGGCCTTCCAGGAGCTGAGTGTTCTGGCACAATTCCAGCACAATTATGACAATTCAGACAAGCAAGTCAAAGGACTGTGCACCTGCCTCTCACAGACACCAGAGCAGGGCCAGGGCCTCCTCCACAGCCTCACCTGGGGCTCGCAGCACCAGAGAACAAGGGGCCCAGGTCTTGTTGGCACCCCGGGAACCACTGCCCAGGGTGATGGTGGCATGCTCAGGGCTGGTGGGCGACAGTCATCTGTCATCCAGACCGGGTGCCATTCATGACTAATGAGGAGCAGCGGGCTCACCTGGGCACCTGTCTGCCCAGAGGCCACGTGTGTCGTGGCGTGCCCACCCGGGGGGAGCAGTAGTTTGGCAGCACCCCACGCCTGCTGCCAGAGGGCCTCTTGGGGCACCTAAGACAGCACCCCCTCTCAGGGGAGACCATGGTGGCCCCTGCCGCCCCCCTGACCTGCTGCCACCACTGCAACTTTTTTATTCACAGGCATCCCATCTCCATCACAGATAAAATTTTAGGAGATAAACACATtcaaaaaggaatgagagaaaaagagtaaGACAATAAATGTTGATTGGAACCTCTCAAGATTACAGAAAATAATGagaatgaacttttaaaaatgtttcctatgTGATAGCTTACCACAGGTGACTATTCCAGGTGTTATGGTAAAGGGACAGCTTGGTGCTGTCAGCTTCACTGACCATGCATTTATAAAGCTCCAAAGTACATGTGATGCTGCTGGGCACTGGAGACAGGGGACTAGGTGCTGctgcacatatatgcacacataccacacacatgcacacacaatgcacatgtgcacacaccatgcatacacactacacacatgcacacaacatgcatacacactacacacatgcacacaccatgcAGACACactacacatgtatacacacacaatgcacatgcgcacacaccttgcatacacactacacacacatgcacacactgcaCACGTGCACACCatgcatacacaccacacatgcacacacactgcacatATGTACACACCATGCATACacactacacatgcacacacactgcacatatgtacacaccatgcatacacactacacacacatgcacacatacaatgcacacgtgcacacaccaTGCGTacacacaacacatgcacacacaatgcacatgtgcacacaccatGCATactatacatgcatgcacacactacacacatgcacacactgcatgtgtgcacacactacacacatgcacacagtgcACAGGTTCACACACCATGCgtacacaccacacatgcacacacaatgcacatgtgcacacaccatgcgtacacactacacacatgcacacatacagtgcacaggtgcacaccatgcatacaccacacatgcacacacaatgcacatgtgcacacaccatgtgtacacattacacacgcacacatacagtGCACAGGTGCACGCCATGTGTACACActacactcacatgcacacatacagtgcacatgcacacaccatgcgtacacaccacacatgcacacacaatgcacatgtgcacacaccatGTGTACACactacacacgcacacatacagtgcacaggtgcacaccatgcatacacaccacacatgcacacacaatgcacatgtgcacacaccatgcgtacacactacacacacatgcacacagtgcACAGGTTCACACACCATGCATACacactacacatgcacacacaatgcacacgtgcacacaccatacatacaccacacacgcacacgtaccatgcatacacacatgcatacaccatgcatacacaccacacacgtgcacacccccatacatacacaccacacatgcatgcacacaccacacatgtgtgtacacacacgtgCATAAAGACATTTCTTCCTGAGCTCTGAGAACTTGCGGCTGTTGGCCCAGGTACCCTGGGGCTGCCTGTCCACCTGATGCCTCCTGGTTTTCCCATTGCATCTGGCGAACATCTATGCAGACACTTCCTGACTCCCACAGAGGCCAGATGGTGAGGACTGGAGAGCAGGCTTCCCGGCCCCAGCATCCCACAGACATGGGCTCCCTcccccatccattcatctgtgtgtCTCAGGTATTCAGTGGTTATCCATGCTCGTTCTCTTTTATCACTGGCCACATGGGGATTGCCTCCCGACTTCAGTGGTCTGTGAGTTGCTCCTGTCTTTAATTATCCTGGTGTTCAAAGTGTACGAGATTTGCTGGTGGGAACCCTACCACGCTCTGCCTGTGCGCCGCGCCTCTCCTTCAAGCACCTCCTCATGACCAGGCATGGCAGGGCATTGCTCTTTGGGGCTTGGCTCCCTTTGGTGGGGAACAGGGTTAGAGACCAGGATCTAGACACGAGGTGTGCTCGATGCCACAGGGTGCCTGAGCTTTAGGCCCTTTCTGTGGACAGCTAGGGAGAACAGACGTGCCGACATGCAGACATACAGGTACATATGTAATATGCCTGTACAGATCTGAAACAGCTCAGAGCCGTGCGCGGATTCTGTCCCACCTTGCACGGTTCTCCCCCGCCCCCATCTCCACCCTGAGGACCCTGgctcccagcagcagcagcatcctcAGGCATCTGCTGGGGGGTCCGGCGTCCTCAGGCATCTGCTGGGGGGTCCGGTGTCCTCAGGCATCTGCTGGGGGGTCCGGCGTCCTCAGGCCTCTGCTGGGGGGTCCGGCGTCCTCAGGCCTCTGCTGGGGGGTCCAGCGCACGCCTGCTCGAGAGCTCCAGCGCAGCTTTGCCACAGGATTGCAAAAACAAACCCACCATGAAGAGGTCGGGATTGTGTGGAGTTCACTCCCTGCCCACAACTGCAGGTGCCGTAAGTGCTGTGCTCATGAGTTCCTTGGATAGGCTTCTCCACCATCAGTGTTGTGGTGCCTTCATTGGAAATACAGCTGGGTTCATTCTTCCCGTTTGCTTTCAGTCTTGTgcctcccaccacaccccacGCCCTGTCCTGTTAGGTTTGTAGAGTGTGACCATCCTTCTAGATGTCAAAACTGCCCCTAAAGACAGATGCAGGGAGCCCTCCCGTACCTCCTCCTCACTGTTTGGTATTGAGCATAGTTGTCTCCTGGTTTTCTcgtgtgttttattttgtaaagatgaaCGTATACACATGTATTCCTCTTTCTTAGAtggagcattcttttttttttttttttttttttgagatggagtctcgctctgtcgccaaggctggagtgcagtgaccggatctcagctcactgcaagctccgccccccgggttcacgccattctcctgcctcagcctcccgagtagctgggactacaggcgcccgccacctcgcccagctagtttttttgtatttttttagtagagacgggtgtttcactgtgttagccaggatggtctcgatctcctgaccttgtgatctgcctgtctcggcctcccaaagtgctgggattacaggcttgagccaccgcgcccggcccagacggAGCATTCTTTATATGCTCTTCTGCACTCTGgctttttggtttggtttcagagacagggtcttgctctgttacccaggctagagtgcagtggtgcaatcatagctcactgtagcctccatctcctgggctcaagccatcctcccatctcagcctcccgagtagctgggactacaggtgtgtgccaccaagcccagctaatttttttaaagtttttgttgtagagatggggtctcgctatgttgcccaggatggtcttgaactccaagcttccagcaatccccctgccttggcttcctaaagtgctgggatgacaggcgtgagcttcCAGCCACACATTGTTTTTTTCACATAACACTCTCTCCTGGAAACCATGGTGTCGACGCAAGGATTTCCCTCACTGTCTTTTAGAACCACGTGGCTGGCGCTCTGCCATGTGACGGGCTGCAGTTCCCTCAGCTGCTGTCCTCTCTATAGTCGGTCAGGTTATTCCCGATATTTTGTAAATTCAGATAATGCTGCCATGAATAACCGAGTGCCTTTGTACTTTCAGATTGTTCGAGGTGTGTCTTTAGGGTGAATTCCCGCGTGTGGCAGCGCTGGGCCGCGGGGTGACTGTGCGTTGGTTGCATTGGGTATTGCCACGTTCCCTCCACAGGGTGGTCCTATTTTGCAACCCCACAGGGCCAAGTTTTTTTAATTGGCCAGTCTGAGGGGTGAGTGGTGGTTCAGTGTcgtttcaaacatttttctttttttctttttgtttgagacggagtcttgctttgtcacccaggctggagtgcagtagtgcgatcttggctcactgcaacctccgcctcccaggctcaagtgattcctctgccttaacctcccaagtagctgggactacaggggcgcaccaccacgtccagctcatttttttgtatttttagtagagacaggatttcaccatattggtcaggcggtctcaaactcctgaccatgtgatccacccacctcggcctcccaaagtgctgggattacaggtgtgagccaccacgcccagccttgatCATTTTTCTTATGAGTGAAGTTGAATGTCTTTTCATAGActaatttt from Macaca thibetana thibetana isolate TM-01 chromosome 10, ASM2454274v1, whole genome shotgun sequence harbors:
- the LOC126929464 gene encoding histidine-rich glycoprotein-like, translated to MLLGTGDRGLGAAAHICTHTTHMHTQCTCAHTMHTHYTHAHNMHTHYTHAHTMQTHYTCIHTQCTCAHTLHTHYTHMHTLHTCTPCIHTTHAHTLHICTHHAYTLHMHTHCTYVHTMHTHYTHMHTYNAHVHTPCVHTTHAHTMHMCTHHAYYTCMHTLHTCTHCMCAHTTHMHTVHRFTHHAYTPHMHTQCTCAHTMRTHYTHAHIQCTGAHHAYTPHMHTQCTCAHTMRTHYTHMHTVHRFTHHAYTLHMHTQCTRAHTIHTPHTHTYHAYTHAYTMHTHHTRAHPHTYTPHMHAHTTHVCTHTCIKTFLPEL